The following proteins are encoded in a genomic region of Lactiplantibacillus plantarum:
- a CDS encoding glycosyltransferase, with amino-acid sequence MFYFINEYILGKNSSVEHAAINRVKLFNHYKAPAQIVTKMYDRLLHQTMGTFQLANQQVLNMFDYFQQTTDVPTKVLHTDDMHLPVEYAVEVGANFSKIFNGDEHVSNVGFIPGTIGRVFYQEFFDNQGNLSSTDLWDWRGFKSSTQYFGQNGKLVLERFYNLQGETVIEQYYVPDTNGNPLASRLILKNYRDQAERFFQDANHLFRFFLAELSHLDKQTTTFISDRPGTSVKPLLELQDDSHKYVTVPIYQAKDINDPIHSPLDGFLTPAFDNLQHFDGFITATESQAQHLRTRFPKAKVTVLPTVTTSPLAQSKLQPITARPKQLLYVGRLAPDRQLNQLIRTIALVKQQVKEIQCDFYGYGDPEYLKTLNKLVEELKLTNNVHLLDYHPDLETRYDDYQLLLNTDIVDGGPMSMPEAMSHGIPVISYRFNYGPKDWIDDGHDGFIVDPGNQLALRDRVIELMTDTKKLTAFSEAAFKKLHTSQTDLKVWHRWQQLLGIK; translated from the coding sequence ATGTTTTACTTCATTAATGAATATATTTTAGGCAAGAATTCGAGTGTTGAGCACGCGGCAATCAACCGGGTGAAATTATTTAACCACTATAAAGCGCCAGCCCAGATTGTGACTAAGATGTATGACCGTTTGCTACATCAGACCATGGGAACTTTTCAGTTAGCAAACCAGCAAGTGCTGAATATGTTTGATTACTTTCAACAAACCACGGATGTGCCAACTAAAGTTCTGCATACTGATGACATGCATCTGCCAGTTGAATATGCGGTAGAAGTGGGTGCCAACTTTAGCAAAATTTTTAATGGTGATGAACACGTTAGCAACGTCGGCTTTATTCCTGGAACGATTGGGCGCGTCTTTTACCAAGAATTCTTCGACAATCAAGGTAACTTATCTTCAACTGACCTGTGGGATTGGCGAGGCTTCAAGTCCAGTACACAATATTTTGGTCAGAACGGTAAACTGGTTTTGGAACGGTTTTATAATCTACAAGGCGAGACCGTTATTGAGCAGTACTATGTACCTGACACTAACGGTAATCCGCTAGCGTCACGTTTGATTTTAAAGAATTATCGTGATCAAGCAGAGCGCTTCTTCCAGGACGCGAACCATTTATTTCGTTTCTTCTTGGCCGAACTCAGTCATTTGGACAAGCAAACGACGACCTTTATTAGTGATCGCCCAGGTACCAGTGTGAAGCCGTTGTTGGAACTTCAGGATGATTCTCACAAGTATGTGACGGTTCCAATTTATCAGGCGAAGGATATTAATGACCCAATTCATTCCCCGTTGGACGGGTTCTTAACACCGGCCTTCGATAATCTGCAACACTTTGATGGTTTCATTACAGCTACTGAAAGTCAGGCTCAGCATCTGCGGACGCGGTTCCCTAAAGCTAAGGTGACAGTGTTACCAACTGTAACTACGAGTCCGTTGGCGCAGAGTAAACTACAGCCAATCACGGCCCGCCCCAAGCAATTGCTATACGTTGGGCGGCTGGCGCCGGATCGGCAACTGAATCAGTTAATTCGGACCATTGCGTTAGTTAAGCAACAGGTCAAAGAAATTCAGTGTGACTTTTACGGCTACGGCGATCCAGAGTATCTTAAGACGCTGAATAAGCTGGTTGAAGAATTAAAATTGACGAATAATGTGCATTTATTAGATTATCATCCTGATTTAGAAACACGTTATGATGATTATCAGCTGTTGCTCAATACCGATATTGTTGATGGTGGTCCAATGAGTATGCCGGAAGCCATGAGTCACGGAATTCCAGTGATTAGTTATCGCTTTAATTATGGGCCTAAAGATTGGATTGATGACGGTCATGACGGTTTCATCGTTGATCCTGGCAATCAATTGGCGCTGCGTGACCGGGTCATCGAATTAATGACGGATACGAAGAAGTTGACGGCATTCAGCGAAGCCGCCTTTAAGAAGCTTCATACGTCACAAACTGACTTAAAAGTTTGGCACCGTTGGCAACAATTACTGGGTATTAAGTAG